One Vespula pensylvanica isolate Volc-1 chromosome 1, ASM1446617v1, whole genome shotgun sequence genomic region harbors:
- the LOC122636999 gene encoding transcription initiation factor IIA subunit 2 isoform X1, with product MPLSNDASLLYRNTTLGNTLQESLDELIQYGQITPQLAIKVLLQFDKAINQALATRVKSRLTFKAGKLNTYRFCDNVWTFMLNDVEFREVQEIAVVDKVKIVACDGKTLDADAAAKR from the exons ATGCCGCTCTCAAATGACGCTTCATTA ttatatagaaatacaacGTTAGGAAATACGCTACAAGAAAGTCTTGATGAATTGATTcag taTGGACAAATTACACCACAGCTTGCCATAAAGGTATTATTGCAATTTGACAAAGCTATCAACCAAGCACTTGCTACTAGAGTTAAATCACGACTTACATTTAAG GCAGGAAAATTAAATACCTATAGATTTTGTGATAATGTTTGGACATTTATGCTTAATGATGTTGAATTTCGAGAGGTTCAAGAGATTGCTGTAGtggataaagtaaaaatagttGCCTGTGATGGTAAAA CATTAGATGCAGATGCAGCAGCAAAACGATAG
- the LOC122636999 gene encoding transcription initiation factor IIA subunit 2 isoform X2 — MSYQLYRNTTLGNTLQESLDELIQYGQITPQLAIKVLLQFDKAINQALATRVKSRLTFKAGKLNTYRFCDNVWTFMLNDVEFREVQEIAVVDKVKIVACDGKTLDADAAAKR; from the exons atGTCTTATCagttatatagaaatacaacGTTAGGAAATACGCTACAAGAAAGTCTTGATGAATTGATTcag taTGGACAAATTACACCACAGCTTGCCATAAAGGTATTATTGCAATTTGACAAAGCTATCAACCAAGCACTTGCTACTAGAGTTAAATCACGACTTACATTTAAG GCAGGAAAATTAAATACCTATAGATTTTGTGATAATGTTTGGACATTTATGCTTAATGATGTTGAATTTCGAGAGGTTCAAGAGATTGCTGTAGtggataaagtaaaaatagttGCCTGTGATGGTAAAA CATTAGATGCAGATGCAGCAGCAAAACGATAG
- the LOC122636991 gene encoding CCAAT/enhancer-binding protein gamma-like, which translates to MAPKNKENNSCNKKKRQVSEEEDDEDYRRRRDRNNQAVKRSRVKSKLRTQQTLERVNQLKRENELLEEKIKMLTKELGFLKDLFLAHAGSSQHSMNFQDIDLNALLAEDTKPLELPKTTAEL; encoded by the exons atggcaccaaaaaataaagaaaacaattcttgtaacaaaaaaaaaagacaagtttctgaagaagaagatgatgaagattACAGAAGGCGTCGTGATAGAAACAATCAg GCTGTAAAACGTTCAAGAGTAAAAAGCAAATTACGTACACAACAAACTCTGGAACGTGTAAATCAacttaaaagagaaaatgagttATTggaggaaaagataaaaatgctTACAAAAGAGTTAGGCTTCCTTAAGGACCTTTTCCTTGCTCATGctg gtTCCAGTCAACATTCTATGAATTTCCAAGACATAGACCTGAATGCTCTTCTAGCGGAAGATACAAAACCTCTAGAATTACCTAAAACAACTGCTGAGCTTTAA